A genomic window from Chitinophaga pollutisoli includes:
- the hisC gene encoding histidinol-phosphate transaminase, translating to MFDLNSLLRDNIKRLTPYSSARDEFKGEASVFLDANENSFGSPLPVNYHRYPDPLQWKVKYRLAEIKGVPPQNIFLGNGSDEAIDILYRAFCRPGIDNVILCPPTYGMYEVSANINDITIRKASLTEDFQLDLEAIESAIDENTKLIFICSPNNPTANAIDKEAIEMVLNNFDGIVVVDEAYINFSRHKSFIQELTEYPNLVILQTLSKAWGLAALRMGMAFASEDIINIFNKIKPPYNINQASQELALEALNNVEQVNGWIKETVAEREKLVEALVKLPIVEKVYPSDANFVLVKTTDARGIYNILTSQGIIVRDRSKVELCAGSLRITIGTPEENVTLLQALQNIAQ from the coding sequence ATGTTCGATCTGAACTCACTTTTAAGAGACAATATCAAACGGCTCACACCGTATTCCTCCGCCCGCGACGAATTCAAAGGCGAAGCCTCCGTGTTCCTCGACGCCAACGAGAATAGTTTCGGTTCCCCACTTCCCGTGAACTATCATCGCTATCCCGATCCGCTGCAATGGAAGGTGAAATACCGCCTGGCAGAGATCAAGGGCGTGCCGCCGCAGAATATTTTCCTCGGCAACGGGTCCGACGAGGCGATCGATATTCTTTACCGCGCGTTCTGCCGGCCGGGGATTGATAACGTGATTCTTTGTCCGCCGACATACGGCATGTACGAAGTTTCCGCCAACATCAACGACATCACCATCCGCAAAGCATCCCTCACCGAAGATTTCCAGCTGGATCTCGAAGCCATCGAATCGGCCATCGACGAAAACACGAAGCTGATCTTTATATGTTCCCCGAACAATCCCACGGCCAATGCGATCGACAAGGAAGCGATCGAGATGGTGCTGAATAATTTCGACGGGATTGTGGTGGTGGATGAAGCCTACATCAATTTCAGCCGTCATAAATCCTTCATCCAGGAGCTGACCGAATACCCGAACCTGGTGATCCTGCAGACGTTGTCGAAGGCCTGGGGCCTGGCCGCGTTGCGCATGGGGATGGCGTTTGCCAGCGAGGATATCATCAATATCTTCAACAAGATCAAGCCGCCGTACAACATCAACCAGGCGTCGCAGGAACTGGCGCTGGAAGCGTTGAACAATGTGGAGCAGGTGAATGGCTGGATTAAGGAAACGGTGGCGGAAAGGGAGAAGCTGGTGGAAGCATTGGTGAAACTGCCGATCGTGGAGAAAGTGTACCCCAGCGATGCGAATTTTGTGCTGGTGAAAACAACCGACGCCCGGGGGATTTACAACATCCTCACCAGTCAGGGCATCATCGTGCGCGACCGTTCCAAAGTGGAGCTTTGCGCCGGGAGCCTCCGCATCACCATCGGCACGCCCGAAGAAAACGTCACCTTATTACAGGCCCTTCAAAATATCGCCCAATAA